From one Solanum stenotomum isolate F172 chromosome 12, ASM1918654v1, whole genome shotgun sequence genomic stretch:
- the LOC125846364 gene encoding DUF21 domain-containing protein At2g14520-like, which translates to MGHTYLKCCNTEFFIYIAAVVFLVLCAGLMSGLTLGLMSMSVIDLEVLAKSGTPKDRLHASKILPIVKQQHLLLCTLLISNAAAMEALPVFLDELVPDWGAILLSVTLILLFGEIIPQSLCTRYGLAIGATVAPLVRVLIWFWFPIAYPISKILDYLLGKRHKALFRRAELMTLVDMHGNKAGKGGELSLHETNIIAGALELTEKTARDAMTPISETFAIDVNANLDRVLINLILEKGHSRVPVYNEHRANIIGLVLVKNLVTINPNDNVPVKNVTIRRIPRVSATMPLYDILNEFQKGLSHMAAVVKKPNGTIEKGSANLSTGVREVRLNIPGEMFYQRKSSRARRSLRKSKRFSASISRRELSKSRRWSEEVHPEILPIKEKSLSTLSSEEVIGIITMEDVIEELLKEEIYDETDHVDANSMSRLGRASA; encoded by the exons ATGGGACACACGTACTTGAAATGTTGCAATACAGAGTTCTTCATCTATATTGCAGCAGTTGTGTTTCTAGTCTTGTGTGCTGGTCTCATGTCTGGCCTCACGTTAGGCCTCATGTCTATGAGCGTCATTGATCTTGAAGTTCTTGCAAAATCTGGAACGCCCAAAGACCGTCTCCATGCTT CAAAGATCTTGCCCATTGTGAAGCAACAACATCTATTGCTATGTACGCTTCTGATTAGCAACGCTGCTGCTATGGAG GCACTTCCTGTTTTTCTGGACGAATTAGTGCCAGATTGGGGAGCAATTCTTCTTTCAGTAACATTGATACTCCTCTTTGGTGAG ATTATACCACAATCTCTCTGTACAAGGTACGGGTTAGCCATTGGTGCAACTGTTGCTCCACTTGTTCGAGTTCTTATTTGGTTTTGGTTTCCAATAGCCTATCCAATAAGCAAG ATCTTAGACTACCTGTTGGGAAAAAGGCATAAGGCTCTATTTCGAAGAGCTGAACTGATGACATTAGTTGACATGCACGGTAATAAG GCCGGAAAAGGAGGAGAATTATCCCTTCACGAGACAAATATAATTGCAGGAGCACTTGAGCTCACTGAGAAGACTGCAAGGGATGCCATGACTCCTATATCTGAAACTTTTGCTATTGATGTCAATGCCAATCTTGACAG GGTTCTGATAAATTTGATCTTGGAGAAGGGACATAGCAGGGTTCCAGTGTACAATGAACATCGAGCAAACATAATTGGACTTGTCCTG GTGAAGAATTTGGTGACGATTAATCCAAATGATAATGTGCCCGTGAAGAATGTAACAATACGGCGTATCCCAAG AGTTTCAGCGACAATGCCATTGTATGACATACTAAATGAATTCCAGAAAGGTCTCAGCCACATGGCTGCTGTTGTGAAAAAGCCAAATGGCACAATCGAGAAAGGAAGCGCCAATCTGTCCACTGGTG TAAGAGAAGTGAGATTGAACATTCCTGGGGAAATGTTTTATCAAAGGAAAAGCTCGAGGGCCAGACGATCATTGAGGAAGTCAAAGAGATTCAGTGCAAGTATTTCGCGAAGGGAGTTGTCAAAAAGCAGAAGGTGGTCAGAGGAAGTTCACCCTGAGATCCTGCCAATTAAGGAAAAATCACTTTCAACTCTTTCTTCCGAAGAAGTAATAGGAATCATTACCATGGAAGATGTCATTGAGGAGCTTctaaaa GAGGAGATCTATGATGAGACAGATCATGTTGATGCCAATTCCATGTCTAGACTCGGCCGCGCATCAGCATAG